In Mercurialis annua linkage group LG6, ddMerAnnu1.2, whole genome shotgun sequence, the following are encoded in one genomic region:
- the LOC126686544 gene encoding calmodulin-binding receptor-like cytoplasmic kinase 2 isoform X2, translating to MKSPHSAYGGRRAKSVARSTPDRFQYSSTSAYSDASTVKKHQNPLFLAAKSLAGVFISCFTPPEPVSTTTSDHFNDSEDFKPPSDGGRDRRKSSGRGTIYGGSPRNSTSGKEPGSLRFTMKEIYKATKNFSPSLKVGQGGFGTVYKGRLEDGTFVAVKRAKKSVYEKHLGVEFQSEIQTLAQVEHLNLVKLYGFLEHGEERIIVVEYVSNGTLRDHLECMHGNVLPLATRLDIVIDVAHAITYLHTYADHPIIHRDIKSSNILLTESFRAKVADFGFARMAADSDSGATHVSTQVKGTAGYLDPEYLKTYQLTDKSDVYSFGVLLVELVTGRRPIEPKRELKERITTRWAMQKFSEGYAVSTMDPRLDRTPANNLLLEKILELALQCLAPRRQSRPSMKYCVEILWRIRKDCQEIAGSDFRTFSSNSSGPIIREE from the exons ATGAAAAGTCCCCACTCCGCCTACGGTGGTCGGAGAGCCAAGTCTGTCGCACGGTCAACGCCGGATCGCTTCCAATACTCATCCACCTCAGCATACTCCGATGCTTCCACCGTGAAAAAGCACCAGAATCCTCTGTTTTTAGCTGCTAAATCCTTAGCCGGAGTATTCATCTCCTGTTTTACACCGCCTGAGCCAGTCAGCACCACCACCTCCGATCATTTCAACGACTCTGAAGACTTTAAACCTCCTTCAG ATGGTGGTAGAGATAGAAGGAAAAGTTCAGGTAGAGGAACAATTTACGGCGGAAGTCCACGGAATTCGACAAGCGGAAAGGAGCCGGGGAGTCTCAGATTTACAATGAAAGAAATTTATAAAGCTACAAAGAATTTTTCACCTTCCCTCAAGGTTGGACAAGGTGGGTTTGGCACAGTTTATAAGGGTAGGCTTGAAGATGGTACATTTGTTGCTGTCAAGCGTGCCAAGAAG AGTGTATATGAGAAACATTTAGGTGTGGAGTTTCAGAGTGAGATACAAACGCTAGCACAAGTGGAGCATTTGAATTTGGTGAAGTTGTATGGGTTTTTGGAACATGGAGAAGAAAGAATTATTGTTGTGGAGTATGTTTCGAATGGAACTCTAAGAGATCACTTGGAAT GCATGCATGGAAACGTTCTTCCTCTGGCTACGCGTCTAGATATTGTAATAGATGTGGCTCATGCAATTACCTATCTTCACACATACGCAG ATCACCCAATTATTCACAGGGATATTAAATCATCCAACATTCTTCTCACGGAAAGTTTTCGAGCTAAGGTAGCGGATTTTGGTTTTGCTAGAATGGCAGCTGATAGTGATTCAGGTGCCACCCATGTGTCTACTCAAGTTAAAGGGACTGCTGGCTACTTGGATCCTGAATATCTCAAGACCTATCAACTCACTGACAAGAGTGATGTTTATTCATTTGGTGTCTTACTTGTTGAACTAGTAACCGGCAGACGACCCATCGAACCAAAACGGGAACTCAAGGAACGCATAACCACTAGATGG GCTATGCAGAAATTTTCCGAGGGATATGCAGTATCAACAATGGACCCAAGGCTGGATCGAACTCCTGCGAATAACTTGCTACTCGAGAAGATTCTCGAATTAGCCTTACAATGCTTAGCACCACGCAGGCAGAGCCGGCCAAGCATGAAGTATTGTGTAGAAATTTTATGGCGCATTCGTAAAGATTGCCAAGAAATTGCAGGTTCAGATTTTCGTACGTTTTCCTCAAACTCGAGTGGCCCTATCATTAGGGAAGAATAA
- the LOC126686545 gene encoding uncharacterized protein LOC126686545, which yields MTSPFQQTTPPASQFRQTTPPASPFQQTTPPPFAASDQYYRPAPYTDAQPFTSFDQCYRPTMPSDEQPSTSHSRPSSSHQAQDPSQLHFTLSESWLFGPEIGSEAYEELLSRPDLTPPSFRLLPPTQEETGTAPPAADVQHSAQDEDASDSGESPPVPRQFHSITDSSRHRRETHGLRVQRPRTRRYED from the coding sequence atgacgAGTCCGTTTCAGCAGACCACACCACCGGCGTCTCAGTTCCGGCAGACCACACCACCGGCGTCTCCGTTTCAGCAGACCACACCACCGCCGTTTGCTGCATCAGATCAGTATTACCGTCCAGCGCCATATACAGATGCTCAACCGTTCACGTCTTTCGATCAGTGTTACCGTCCCACGATGCCTTCGGATGAGCAGCCGTCGACGTCACATTCGCGGCCATCTTCTTCTCACCAGGCCCAGGATCCATCACAGCTACATTTTACACTGTCAGAGTCATGGTTATTCGGTCCGGAGATCGGTTCAGAGGCGTACGAGGAGCTTTTATCACGACCGGATCTCACACCTCCATCTTTTAGACTTCTACCGCCCACACAGGAGGAGACTGGTACTGCACCACCAGCAGCAGACGTTCAGCATTCAGCTCAGGACGAGGACGCCTCCGATAGCGGCGAGAGTCCTCCGGTACCCAGACAGTTTCACTCGATCACAGACAGCTCGCGGCACCGACGAGAGACTCACGGTTTGAGGGTACAGAGACCGAGGACTCGTAGATATGAGGATtag
- the LOC126686544 gene encoding calmodulin-binding receptor-like cytoplasmic kinase 2 isoform X1, with protein MKSPHSAYGGRRAKSVARSTPDRFQYSSTSAYSDASTVKKHQNPLFLAAKSLAGVFISCFTPPEPVSTTTSDHFNDSEDFKPPSVVSDGGRDRRKSSGRGTIYGGSPRNSTSGKEPGSLRFTMKEIYKATKNFSPSLKVGQGGFGTVYKGRLEDGTFVAVKRAKKSVYEKHLGVEFQSEIQTLAQVEHLNLVKLYGFLEHGEERIIVVEYVSNGTLRDHLECMHGNVLPLATRLDIVIDVAHAITYLHTYADHPIIHRDIKSSNILLTESFRAKVADFGFARMAADSDSGATHVSTQVKGTAGYLDPEYLKTYQLTDKSDVYSFGVLLVELVTGRRPIEPKRELKERITTRWAMQKFSEGYAVSTMDPRLDRTPANNLLLEKILELALQCLAPRRQSRPSMKYCVEILWRIRKDCQEIAGSDFRTFSSNSSGPIIREE; from the exons ATGAAAAGTCCCCACTCCGCCTACGGTGGTCGGAGAGCCAAGTCTGTCGCACGGTCAACGCCGGATCGCTTCCAATACTCATCCACCTCAGCATACTCCGATGCTTCCACCGTGAAAAAGCACCAGAATCCTCTGTTTTTAGCTGCTAAATCCTTAGCCGGAGTATTCATCTCCTGTTTTACACCGCCTGAGCCAGTCAGCACCACCACCTCCGATCATTTCAACGACTCTGAAGACTTTAAACCTCCTTCAG TGGTTTCAGATGGTGGTAGAGATAGAAGGAAAAGTTCAGGTAGAGGAACAATTTACGGCGGAAGTCCACGGAATTCGACAAGCGGAAAGGAGCCGGGGAGTCTCAGATTTACAATGAAAGAAATTTATAAAGCTACAAAGAATTTTTCACCTTCCCTCAAGGTTGGACAAGGTGGGTTTGGCACAGTTTATAAGGGTAGGCTTGAAGATGGTACATTTGTTGCTGTCAAGCGTGCCAAGAAG AGTGTATATGAGAAACATTTAGGTGTGGAGTTTCAGAGTGAGATACAAACGCTAGCACAAGTGGAGCATTTGAATTTGGTGAAGTTGTATGGGTTTTTGGAACATGGAGAAGAAAGAATTATTGTTGTGGAGTATGTTTCGAATGGAACTCTAAGAGATCACTTGGAAT GCATGCATGGAAACGTTCTTCCTCTGGCTACGCGTCTAGATATTGTAATAGATGTGGCTCATGCAATTACCTATCTTCACACATACGCAG ATCACCCAATTATTCACAGGGATATTAAATCATCCAACATTCTTCTCACGGAAAGTTTTCGAGCTAAGGTAGCGGATTTTGGTTTTGCTAGAATGGCAGCTGATAGTGATTCAGGTGCCACCCATGTGTCTACTCAAGTTAAAGGGACTGCTGGCTACTTGGATCCTGAATATCTCAAGACCTATCAACTCACTGACAAGAGTGATGTTTATTCATTTGGTGTCTTACTTGTTGAACTAGTAACCGGCAGACGACCCATCGAACCAAAACGGGAACTCAAGGAACGCATAACCACTAGATGG GCTATGCAGAAATTTTCCGAGGGATATGCAGTATCAACAATGGACCCAAGGCTGGATCGAACTCCTGCGAATAACTTGCTACTCGAGAAGATTCTCGAATTAGCCTTACAATGCTTAGCACCACGCAGGCAGAGCCGGCCAAGCATGAAGTATTGTGTAGAAATTTTATGGCGCATTCGTAAAGATTGCCAAGAAATTGCAGGTTCAGATTTTCGTACGTTTTCCTCAAACTCGAGTGGCCCTATCATTAGGGAAGAATAA